A region of Salinibacter sp. 10B DNA encodes the following proteins:
- a CDS encoding 4Fe-4S dicluster domain-containing protein, whose translation MIELDVLDPDDAQDHGDTDSGGPTFWRHPADLDDDASSDEDDLMEFSPGDSEPPSGASRRQFLQLMGAAMAMAGLSGCRRPEQKILPYSRKPEEVIPGIPQHYATGMPFRDVLRPVLVESHEGRPTKIEGNGEHPVGQTGTSGFEQASVLNLYDPDRSRSVRREGSEVAWKEFVSFCRQLGEQAAQQNVAVLMEENPSPTVQAMRQRMSDRFPNLQWVTYSSTGDNPVRLGMQQAFGRPLRPRYNLGEAEVILSLDSDFLDGRHRDYLHNTQSFAEGRRLEEADDDMSRLYAVESQFSTTGGSADHRLRMQARRIKAFAATIAAEFGVGTAPDVSWGQKEQVHAREIARDLREAGAQGVVLAGESQPAEVHALAMAINQQLGSIGSTVTLFDTGSSQAASQDEALADLVDAMKGDQIDSLFMVGVNPVYDAPAELGFEEALSNVQNTVHCGLLRNETARASRWHVPRTHYLERWGDGRAYDGTLSLIQPLIRPLYDDAHSDIEVLNLLATGVDAAGYDLVREQWRERLSGNFEEQWRQVLHDGYLEDTQFSTASVGQANVPSISTPAEEGLEVVFRRDPKLLDGRFSNNAWMQELPDPITKIVWDNVATMSPATAEELGLQVNYSEDNFYVDRVELSVNGATVELPVWIQPGHPDGSIGVNLGYGRQISTTREGYDTPFWDVTDDQDVYNDAPIAGGLDSDGNPVDVVGSNVAPLRPSGDRVAEGAEVTKVGSGYLIATTQEAGSMHGRPIVRWATLDEFREDPYFVDDNQPPVPEFGHGGDGHAGGEAVHSEDGYGLAAGTGTDAHTLEDVPDNPQTGSHADTTSHGDGAPTDTSGHGQSSGHGDGHAEQGAENVEGYQEYPMIWQEDHPKDQPASKDNPYYQNQWGMSIDLNTCTGCNACVVACTSENNVQVVGKEEVSNGRHMYWIRNDRYYVTEEDGDPEDPEMLMQPVMCQHCENAPCESVCPVAATVHSPDGTNQMIYNRCIGTRYCANNCPYKVRRFNFFNWTKTLPTEVQMAQNPDVSVRSRGVMEKCSWCVQRIRQSQQQADNEDRDLRPNEVETACQQACPTDAITFGDLNNPESDVVKEKQNPRRYELLSYLNTKPRLSYLGRVRNTNPRIEEALSSDEEASDEAEAAPAEA comes from the coding sequence ATGATAGAACTTGACGTACTCGATCCCGACGACGCCCAGGACCACGGGGACACCGACTCGGGAGGTCCCACGTTTTGGCGGCATCCGGCTGATCTCGACGACGATGCGTCGTCGGATGAGGATGACCTCATGGAATTCAGCCCGGGGGACAGTGAGCCGCCAAGCGGGGCGTCCCGCCGCCAGTTCCTTCAACTCATGGGGGCAGCCATGGCCATGGCGGGCCTCAGTGGTTGTCGTCGTCCCGAGCAAAAAATACTTCCTTATTCCCGGAAGCCCGAGGAGGTCATTCCTGGGATTCCCCAGCACTACGCGACGGGGATGCCCTTTCGGGACGTGCTGCGGCCCGTGCTGGTCGAGAGCCACGAGGGACGCCCGACGAAGATTGAGGGCAATGGGGAGCACCCAGTGGGGCAGACGGGCACGAGTGGGTTTGAGCAGGCCTCTGTGCTGAACCTCTATGACCCGGACCGGTCGCGGTCGGTGCGACGGGAGGGGAGCGAGGTGGCCTGGAAGGAGTTTGTCAGCTTTTGTCGGCAGCTCGGGGAGCAGGCCGCGCAGCAGAACGTGGCGGTCCTGATGGAGGAGAATCCATCTCCGACCGTACAGGCGATGCGCCAGCGCATGTCCGACCGGTTTCCGAATCTACAGTGGGTCACGTACTCGTCCACCGGTGATAATCCGGTGCGCCTCGGCATGCAGCAGGCGTTTGGGCGCCCGCTCCGGCCCCGGTACAACCTGGGCGAGGCGGAAGTCATCCTGAGCCTCGACTCTGACTTTTTGGACGGTCGTCACCGCGACTATCTCCACAACACTCAGTCTTTTGCCGAGGGGCGTCGGTTGGAAGAGGCGGACGATGACATGAGTCGCCTCTACGCGGTCGAGAGCCAGTTCTCCACGACGGGCGGCTCGGCGGACCATCGGCTCCGGATGCAGGCTCGACGCATTAAGGCCTTCGCGGCGACTATCGCGGCGGAGTTTGGCGTAGGCACGGCCCCGGACGTAAGCTGGGGGCAGAAGGAGCAGGTACACGCCCGAGAGATTGCACGGGATCTGCGAGAAGCCGGAGCGCAGGGGGTTGTGTTGGCGGGCGAGTCGCAGCCAGCTGAAGTGCATGCTCTGGCGATGGCGATCAACCAGCAACTGGGCAGTATTGGGTCCACCGTTACGCTATTCGACACGGGCAGCAGTCAGGCGGCCTCTCAAGACGAGGCCCTCGCTGATCTCGTGGACGCAATGAAGGGCGATCAAATCGACTCGCTCTTCATGGTGGGGGTGAATCCGGTTTATGATGCCCCGGCGGAGCTTGGCTTCGAAGAGGCGCTGTCGAACGTACAGAATACGGTACATTGTGGGCTCCTCCGAAACGAGACGGCCCGAGCCAGCCGCTGGCACGTGCCCCGCACCCATTACCTGGAGCGCTGGGGCGACGGGCGGGCCTACGACGGCACCCTTTCGCTCATCCAGCCCCTGATTCGGCCCCTCTACGACGACGCCCACTCTGACATTGAGGTGCTCAACCTCCTCGCGACAGGGGTCGATGCCGCCGGATACGATCTGGTGCGCGAGCAGTGGCGGGAGCGTCTGTCCGGCAATTTTGAGGAGCAGTGGCGACAGGTGCTCCATGATGGCTATCTCGAAGACACGCAGTTCAGTACGGCATCGGTGGGGCAGGCGAATGTCCCCAGTATTTCGACACCGGCGGAGGAGGGACTGGAGGTGGTCTTCCGGCGCGATCCGAAGCTGTTGGATGGACGTTTCTCTAACAATGCCTGGATGCAAGAGCTCCCGGATCCCATAACGAAGATTGTCTGGGACAACGTGGCGACCATGAGTCCCGCCACCGCAGAGGAACTGGGGCTCCAGGTCAATTATAGCGAGGATAACTTTTACGTTGACCGGGTAGAGCTTTCGGTAAACGGGGCGACCGTGGAGCTGCCAGTCTGGATTCAGCCGGGACACCCGGACGGGTCGATTGGAGTCAATCTGGGCTATGGACGGCAGATTTCCACGACGCGTGAAGGGTACGACACGCCCTTCTGGGACGTTACCGACGACCAGGATGTGTACAATGATGCTCCCATTGCCGGTGGGCTCGATTCGGACGGAAATCCGGTGGACGTAGTGGGGAGCAACGTCGCTCCGCTTCGGCCCTCCGGAGATCGGGTGGCCGAGGGAGCAGAGGTGACGAAGGTGGGGAGCGGGTATTTGATCGCAACCACGCAGGAGGCGGGGTCGATGCACGGTCGTCCGATTGTTCGCTGGGCGACGCTTGACGAGTTTCGAGAGGATCCCTACTTCGTGGATGACAATCAGCCGCCGGTGCCGGAGTTCGGGCACGGAGGGGATGGGCACGCCGGAGGAGAGGCCGTCCACAGTGAGGACGGCTACGGCCTTGCGGCGGGCACGGGCACCGATGCGCATACGCTTGAAGACGTGCCGGACAATCCGCAGACCGGTTCTCACGCCGATACAACAAGTCATGGGGACGGGGCCCCGACGGATACGTCTGGGCATGGGCAGTCCTCCGGGCATGGCGATGGGCACGCGGAGCAAGGGGCGGAGAATGTAGAAGGGTACCAGGAGTACCCCATGATCTGGCAGGAGGACCATCCGAAGGACCAGCCAGCCTCGAAAGACAATCCCTACTATCAGAATCAGTGGGGGATGTCCATTGACCTCAACACCTGCACTGGATGCAATGCTTGCGTCGTGGCGTGCACGAGCGAGAACAACGTGCAGGTGGTGGGGAAAGAAGAGGTCAGCAATGGTCGGCACATGTACTGGATTCGGAATGACCGGTACTATGTTACCGAGGAGGATGGAGACCCAGAGGATCCGGAGATGCTGATGCAGCCGGTCATGTGCCAGCACTGCGAAAACGCGCCGTGCGAGTCGGTCTGTCCGGTGGCGGCGACGGTCCACTCGCCCGATGGCACCAACCAGATGATTTATAATCGCTGCATCGGGACGCGGTACTGCGCCAACAACTGCCCCTACAAGGTGCGTCGGTTCAACTTCTTCAATTGGACGAAGACATTGCCGACCGAGGTGCAGATGGCCCAGAATCCGGACGTGAGCGTCCGGTCGCGCGGAGTGATGGAGAAGTGCTCCTGGTGCGTTCAGCGCATCCGGCAGAGCCAGCAGCAGGCGGACAACGAGGACCGGGACCTGCGTCCAAACGAGGTGGAAACCGCCTGCCAGCAGGCCTGTCCGACCGATGCCATCACCTTCGGGGACCTCAACAATCCGGAGAGCGACGTGGTGAAGGAGAAGCAGAATCCGCGCCGGTACGAGCTGTTGTCGTACCTCAACACGAAGCCGCGCCTCTCCTACCTGGGCCGCGTGCGAAACACCAATCCGCGGATCGAAGAGGCCCTGTCCTCGGACGAGGAGGCGTCGGACGAAGCAGAAGCCGCGCCAGCGGAGGCATAG